The following coding sequences lie in one Methanohalophilus levihalophilus genomic window:
- a CDS encoding ACT domain-containing protein, which yields MRTVEKIRKNYSILENDRYAGSVSGNKNTNLTPLLLTAASAHKAGNLIMSEDTDSEIALILLNGDFGICKNESEAKIPKWARDKTFFSITKTENEDPAASAEELIPDGVKSEKGWKCLKFQGPLDLTVLSLLSKISSTLESVGVSIFTVSTHSTDYIFIKENNCKRAIEELEAEEILILRE from the coding sequence GTGAGAACTGTGGAGAAGATACGGAAAAACTACTCAATTCTGGAAAACGACAGGTATGCAGGAAGTGTTTCAGGGAACAAGAATACAAATTTGACCCCTCTTCTCTTAACTGCTGCCAGTGCACATAAAGCAGGGAACTTAATAATGAGTGAAGATACTGACAGCGAAATTGCCCTTATTTTGCTCAATGGGGATTTTGGGATTTGTAAAAACGAATCTGAAGCCAAAATTCCAAAATGGGCCCGGGACAAAACTTTTTTTTCCATTACAAAAACAGAGAACGAAGACCCTGCTGCTTCTGCGGAAGAGCTCATACCGGATGGAGTCAAGTCTGAAAAGGGATGGAAATGCCTGAAATTCCAGGGACCTCTGGATTTAACGGTACTAAGTCTGCTTTCAAAAATCAGCTCCACGCTGGAAAGTGTCGGGGTCAGCATTTTTACAGTTTCAACTCATAGCACAGATTATATTTTCATAAAAGAGAATAATTGCAAGAGAGCTATTGAAGAGCTGGAAGCTGAGGAAATCCTGATTCTTCGTGAATAA
- a CDS encoding ferritin family protein, giving the protein MLSEIPESLGQMDPEDINKEVLRLAMLAELDAVNLYEQMAALADSEDLRRILLDIAREEKIHVAMFQSVLMEYDEEFLNIMADYSLARR; this is encoded by the coding sequence ATGCTTTCAGAAATACCTGAATCCTTGGGGCAAATGGATCCGGAAGACATCAACAAAGAAGTCCTCAGATTGGCAATGCTGGCAGAACTTGATGCTGTAAATCTTTATGAGCAAATGGCAGCCCTGGCAGATAGTGAGGATCTCCGCAGGATACTACTCGACATTGCACGCGAAGAAAAAATCCATGTTGCCATGTTCCAGTCTGTTCTTATGGAATATGATGAGGAATTCCTGAATATTATGGCTGATTATTCTCTTGCCAGACGCTAA